From Macaca mulatta isolate MMU2019108-1 chromosome 1, T2T-MMU8v2.0, whole genome shotgun sequence, the proteins below share one genomic window:
- the CFAP276 gene encoding cilia- and flagella-associated protein 276 isoform X1 translates to MSVDIMGKKLNREEGQKLPYKNPTHLAQQQEPWSRLNSTPTVTSMRRDAYYFDPEIPKDDLDFRLAALYNHHTGTFKNKNEILLNQKTTQDVCRTKIQFPGEFLTPPTPPITFLANIRHWINPKKESIHSIQGSIVSPHTAATNGGYSRKKDGGFFST, encoded by the exons AAATTGCCATACAAGAACCCAACTCACCTTGCTCAGCAGCAGGAACCCTGGAGTCGGCTCAACTCAACCCCCACAGTTACTTCCATGAGGCGGGATGCCTACTATTTTGATCCCGAG ATACCAAAGGATGACCTGGACTTCCGCTTAGCAGCCTTGTACAACCACCACACTGGGACATTCAAGAACAAAAATGAGATACTGTTAAACCAGAAGACCACACAAGATGTCTGTAG AACCAAGATCCAATTCCCTGGAGAATTTTTAACCCCTCCCACTCCACCCATCACTTTCCTGGCTAACATCAGACACTGGATCAACCCTAAAAAGGAGTCCATCCACAGCATCCAGGGATCCATAG tGTCCCCTCACACTGCAGCCACCAATGGAGGCTACTCCCGAAAGAAAGATGGTGGCTTCTTCTCCACCTAG